From Calothrix sp. PCC 6303, a single genomic window includes:
- the psbX gene encoding photosystem II reaction center X protein, with product MTPSLANFLLSLVAGTAIVVIPATVFLIFVSQKDKIQRG from the coding sequence ATGACACCTTCTTTAGCAAATTTTCTTTTGAGTTTGGTTGCAGGTACTGCGATTGTAGTTATCCCCGCTACTGTGTTCTTGATTTTTGTCAGTCAAAAAGACAAAATCCAGCGCGGTTAG